A window of the Desulforapulum autotrophicum HRM2 genome harbors these coding sequences:
- the mqnB gene encoding futalosine hydrolase — protein MNQRIVILVATRMEIAPFLEHCGIIQETFSPVGRAIIELSVAGQQATVVITGPGVVNTAQALTGAMEAFKPTLVIQTGIAGVFDQAGLEPGDVGVADSETYVPTGVENPLSTHRFFPLPFDLVDGQPESRQGKFSVNQELASHGLEILKQGFSKTELTIVKAGFITVSTVTASDTTANRLYATFQPCMESMEGAASAQVATLYNVDFMEIRAGSNRVGNRDKQLWQIDLATQRASRALYLFLKDCTLHPVPV, from the coding sequence ATGAATCAGAGGATTGTTATACTTGTGGCAACCCGGATGGAAATTGCCCCCTTTCTTGAACATTGCGGGATCATACAAGAAACCTTCTCCCCTGTGGGAAGGGCCATCATTGAGCTCAGCGTTGCAGGACAACAGGCCACGGTCGTCATCACAGGACCCGGCGTTGTCAATACAGCCCAGGCCCTGACAGGGGCCATGGAGGCCTTTAAACCGACACTGGTCATTCAGACAGGCATTGCAGGTGTGTTTGACCAGGCAGGTCTTGAGCCGGGGGACGTTGGCGTTGCAGATTCAGAAACCTACGTTCCCACGGGGGTTGAAAACCCCCTGTCCACCCACAGATTTTTTCCCCTGCCCTTTGATCTTGTGGACGGCCAACCCGAAAGCCGCCAGGGAAAATTCTCTGTCAATCAGGAACTTGCCAGCCATGGATTGGAAATTTTAAAACAAGGTTTTTCCAAAACTGAGTTAACCATCGTCAAGGCAGGTTTTATCACCGTATCCACGGTCACGGCCAGCGACACCACAGCAAACAGGCTCTACGCCACATTTCAACCGTGCATGGAATCCATGGAAGGGGCAGCATCGGCCCAGGTGGCAACCCTTTACAATGTCGATTTCATGGAGATAAGGGCAGGTTCAAACAGGGTTGGCAATCGAGACAAACAACTCTGGCAAATTGACCTTGCCACCCAACGCGCATCCCGTGCACTCTATCTATTTCTTAAAGATTGTACTTTACACCCTGTTCCGGTATAG
- a CDS encoding CBS domain-containing protein, whose product MIKAEDIMTRELIVVQADWEIAKAVEILLSNHINGVPVVDENGDLKGILCQSDLIFQQKQVSLPPILTFLDGIIPLSSSKRFEKEFQKIAATTVEQAMVHNPITVGPKTSITQVAALMVEKHFHTIPVVDQNKLVGIIGKEDVLKTLANEKKG is encoded by the coding sequence ATGATCAAAGCCGAAGATATTATGACACGTGAGTTAATTGTTGTTCAGGCAGACTGGGAAATAGCAAAGGCCGTTGAGATTCTGCTCTCAAACCATATTAACGGCGTACCGGTTGTCGATGAAAATGGAGACCTCAAGGGAATTCTCTGCCAGAGCGATCTTATTTTCCAGCAAAAGCAGGTTTCCCTACCGCCGATCCTGACCTTTCTGGACGGTATCATCCCCCTGTCATCCTCCAAGCGGTTTGAAAAAGAATTTCAGAAAATTGCCGCTACCACGGTTGAACAGGCCATGGTTCACAACCCCATCACAGTGGGTCCTAAAACGTCAATCACCCAGGTGGCGGCACTCATGGTTGAAAAACACTTCCACACCATTCCTGTTGTGGATCAAAACAAACTTGTGGGAATCATCGGAAAAGAAGATGTGCTAAAAACCCTGGCAAACGAAAAAAAGGGTTGA
- the amrA gene encoding AmmeMemoRadiSam system protein A, which produces MDKNRDMGFRYSEKQGKILALLARITIGKRLGIGFEKAGLEKVGLDRVGLDRIRPADFELQLKLPVFDRKQGVFVTLHLDGQLRGCMGSLESDESVRKGVERNAVNAAFNDPRFSALTVAEFARVDVEVSVLSRPEPLFPQTPEAIALELVPARDGVVIQKGTARATFLPQVWEQLPEVSDFLSHLCIKAGLAPDEWTRPGLEFSTYQVQHFS; this is translated from the coding sequence ATGGATAAAAACAGAGACATGGGTTTCAGGTATTCTGAAAAACAGGGAAAGATTCTTGCCCTCCTTGCCCGGATCACCATTGGTAAACGCCTGGGCATTGGTTTTGAAAAGGCCGGGCTGGAAAAAGTCGGGTTAGACAGGGTTGGACTGGACCGTATAAGGCCAGCGGATTTTGAACTGCAGTTGAAGTTGCCGGTCTTTGACCGGAAGCAGGGGGTTTTTGTTACACTTCACCTTGACGGACAGCTCAGGGGGTGCATGGGCAGTCTGGAGTCCGATGAGTCGGTCAGAAAAGGGGTGGAACGTAACGCTGTGAATGCGGCTTTTAACGATCCAAGGTTTTCTGCCCTTACGGTGGCTGAGTTTGCCCGTGTGGATGTGGAGGTGAGCGTTCTTTCAAGACCTGAACCTTTATTCCCGCAAACGCCTGAAGCGATTGCTCTAGAGCTTGTTCCGGCAAGGGACGGGGTGGTCATTCAAAAGGGGACGGCCAGGGCTACATTTTTACCCCAGGTGTGGGAACAGCTTCCCGAGGTGTCTGATTTCCTCTCCCATCTGTGCATTAAGGCGGGTCTTGCCCCTGATGAGTGGACAAGACCCGGTCTTGAATTCAGCACTTACCAGGTTCAGCATTTTTCATGA
- a CDS encoding DUF3334 family protein, with the protein MVIDKSTKSTDDILLILCKTVQKVLQKASAQEISFSPFVQKIKRTCLKPDIGCFTIFEGGISGLLVMNFSKKAALDIYRSYMIHMGMPEDELSILHTSDDVANVLGELMNQVMGHFQTELRNELHVTIKQNQPKMLVISKDISISIDTQIDDPQYRRVSFETEKHRPFFLELGIEDTEFELLFPYEKEEEEDVEEIFMEAKRRHQEEEKSTKGEVDEAFIKKMGL; encoded by the coding sequence ATGGTAATTGATAAATCAACCAAATCAACGGACGATATCCTCCTGATCCTTTGCAAAACGGTTCAAAAAGTATTGCAAAAAGCCTCGGCACAGGAGATATCCTTTTCACCGTTTGTCCAAAAAATAAAACGAACCTGCCTAAAGCCGGACATCGGTTGCTTTACCATCTTTGAAGGCGGAATTTCAGGGCTCCTTGTCATGAATTTCTCCAAAAAGGCGGCCCTTGATATTTACAGAAGCTACATGATCCACATGGGAATGCCCGAGGATGAACTCTCCATTCTCCACACCTCGGATGACGTGGCCAATGTCCTTGGGGAACTGATGAACCAGGTCATGGGTCACTTTCAGACGGAACTGAGAAATGAACTCCACGTGACCATCAAACAGAACCAGCCCAAAATGCTTGTAATCAGCAAGGACATATCCATCTCCATTGATACCCAGATCGATGATCCCCAATATCGACGTGTTTCCTTTGAAACAGAAAAGCACCGTCCTTTTTTTCTGGAACTCGGAATTGAAGACACCGAATTTGAACTTTTGTTCCCCTATGAAAAGGAGGAAGAGGAGGATGTTGAAGAAATCTTCATGGAAGCCAAACGCCGGCACCAGGAGGAGGAAAAGTCAACCAAGGGAGAGGTGGATGAGGCGTTTATCAAAAAAATGGGATTATAA
- a CDS encoding DUF3369 domain-containing protein, which yields MAADNEMVLFADEDICLPGSGRIPGKSWKILVADDEPDVHEITRIALASYQFDGCKVELLAAYSGADVKEILARENDVALILLDVVMERENTGLALVQYIREELNNDLIRIVIRTGQPGKAPEHEVITRYDINDYTAKTELTAQKLFTAVTASLRAYASLKTIEANRQGLERIIHSNASLFESRSLSQFATGVLDELKGILKLNLSTACCQTSLYAATTGGQDIIVLAARGDFKDKEGLPIQAVFSPELMARFQRVWDGEENLFAGDEYLGGVQTKEGARCLLYFDGCSTLSTVEQNLVRIYTTNVGIGFDNLSLTREIVETQKEVIYTLGEIVETRSKETANHVIRVAEFCYLLAQKYGIDPTCAERLKLASPMHDIGKIGIPETILHKPGRLTKEEFEIIKTHAETGYYILKNSKRQILQTAAIVAWQHHEKWDGSGYPQGLSREDIHIYGRITAVADVFDALSHKRCYKDAWSMDRIMELFKKESGKHFDPALMDIFLAEKERFVEINERFPE from the coding sequence ATGGCAGCTGACAATGAAATGGTTTTGTTTGCCGACGAGGATATTTGTTTGCCGGGCAGCGGTCGTATCCCAGGAAAATCCTGGAAAATTCTTGTTGCCGATGATGAACCCGATGTCCATGAGATCACCCGGATTGCCCTGGCAAGTTATCAGTTTGACGGATGCAAGGTCGAGCTCCTTGCTGCCTATTCTGGAGCGGATGTCAAAGAGATTCTTGCCAGGGAGAACGATGTTGCTCTGATATTGCTCGATGTTGTCATGGAACGGGAAAACACAGGGCTTGCCCTTGTTCAGTATATTCGAGAAGAGCTCAACAACGACTTGATCCGCATTGTCATAAGGACAGGTCAGCCGGGAAAAGCTCCCGAGCATGAGGTGATCACCCGGTATGACATAAATGACTATACGGCCAAAACAGAATTGACCGCGCAAAAGCTTTTTACTGCGGTTACCGCTTCCCTCAGGGCCTATGCGAGTCTTAAAACCATTGAAGCAAACCGCCAGGGGCTTGAACGGATCATCCATTCCAACGCGAGTCTGTTTGAGTCAAGGTCCCTGTCTCAATTTGCCACGGGTGTGCTGGATGAGCTTAAGGGTATTCTTAAATTAAATTTAAGTACCGCCTGTTGCCAGACCAGCCTCTACGCCGCGACAACGGGTGGACAGGACATTATTGTCCTTGCCGCCAGGGGTGATTTCAAAGACAAGGAAGGGTTGCCCATCCAGGCGGTTTTTTCTCCGGAACTCATGGCTCGGTTTCAAAGGGTTTGGGATGGGGAAGAAAATCTGTTTGCAGGGGATGAATACCTGGGAGGGGTGCAGACAAAGGAGGGGGCCCGCTGCCTTCTTTATTTTGACGGATGCAGCACGCTTTCCACGGTGGAGCAGAATCTTGTGAGAATATACACCACCAATGTGGGCATCGGGTTTGATAATCTGAGCCTGACCCGGGAAATCGTTGAAACCCAGAAGGAGGTGATTTACACCCTTGGCGAGATTGTTGAAACACGATCCAAGGAGACAGCCAACCATGTGATCCGGGTTGCAGAGTTCTGTTATTTGCTTGCCCAGAAATATGGGATTGACCCCACCTGTGCCGAAAGGCTGAAGCTTGCGTCACCCATGCACGATATTGGAAAAATTGGCATTCCAGAAACGATTCTGCACAAACCAGGTCGTTTGACAAAAGAAGAGTTTGAAATCATCAAGACCCATGCAGAGACCGGGTACTACATTCTGAAAAATTCCAAACGGCAGATCTTGCAGACTGCAGCCATTGTTGCGTGGCAGCACCATGAAAAATGGGATGGTTCAGGCTATCCCCAGGGCCTTTCCCGGGAGGATATTCATATTTACGGAAGGATCACAGCCGTTGCCGATGTCTTTGATGCTTTGAGCCATAAACGCTGTTACAAGGATGCCTGGTCCATGGACAGGATCATGGAACTGTTCAAAAAGGAGTCGGGCAAACATTTTGATCCAGCGCTGATGGATATCTTTCTGGCTGAGAAGGAACGGTTCGTTGAAATAAATGAGCGTTTTCCCGAGTGA
- the purB gene encoding adenylosuccinate lyase: MGIKDLSVLDGRYKALTVELGEIFSEFGLIQHRVYVEIEWLKFILKDLALVKVDPFLLEKLDRFTIDFTEADAAVVKKIERTTNHDVKAVEYFVKERLESAGLSPLKEWVHFACTSDDINNISYALMLKKGKKVVADFLETLLKALEETGLKHKSVPMMGRTHGQPATPTTVGKEFINFAWRIRHELFILQGATVQAKINGATGNYNAHYFVYPEIDWISAGERFLGQSLGLEPLLFTTQINPNASLSFILHSLVRSAAIIIDFDRDMWGYISLGYFRQQLKAGETGSSTMPHKVNPIDFENSEGNMGLAIAMMDHLAVKLQKSRFQRDLSDSTVLRSLGSALGYYVIGVKNALKGMGKIAVDPSAMVRDLEANPELLAEPFQTAMRVFGEENPYERLKDLTRGKRIGRRELDGFVDGLEKVPEDFRLRMKALSVPQYTGLAEHLVDLYFQREKN; this comes from the coding sequence GTGGGTATCAAGGATCTTTCTGTTCTTGATGGCAGATACAAGGCGTTGACGGTAGAACTTGGTGAAATTTTTTCCGAATTCGGACTGATTCAGCACAGGGTATATGTCGAGATTGAATGGCTGAAGTTTATTTTAAAGGATCTTGCCCTGGTCAAGGTTGATCCCTTTCTTTTGGAAAAGCTTGACCGGTTTACCATTGATTTTACCGAGGCAGATGCGGCAGTTGTTAAGAAGATTGAACGAACAACCAACCACGATGTCAAGGCTGTTGAATATTTTGTCAAGGAACGTCTTGAATCGGCGGGACTTTCACCCCTTAAGGAATGGGTCCATTTTGCCTGTACCTCCGATGATATCAATAATATTTCCTATGCCCTGATGCTCAAAAAGGGAAAAAAAGTCGTAGCGGATTTTTTGGAAACATTGCTTAAGGCCCTTGAGGAGACGGGACTTAAACACAAAAGTGTTCCCATGATGGGCAGGACCCATGGTCAACCTGCAACCCCGACGACGGTGGGCAAAGAATTCATCAATTTTGCCTGGCGCATCCGGCATGAACTTTTCATCCTGCAGGGTGCAACGGTCCAGGCCAAGATCAATGGTGCAACGGGTAATTACAATGCCCATTATTTTGTCTATCCTGAGATCGACTGGATATCGGCCGGGGAACGGTTTCTTGGACAGTCCCTTGGTCTTGAACCGTTGTTGTTTACAACCCAGATCAACCCCAATGCTTCCCTTTCCTTTATTCTCCATTCACTGGTTCGATCCGCCGCTATTATCATTGATTTTGACAGGGATATGTGGGGTTACATCTCCCTTGGTTATTTCCGGCAGCAGCTCAAAGCGGGGGAGACAGGATCTTCAACCATGCCCCATAAGGTCAATCCCATTGATTTTGAAAACAGTGAGGGAAACATGGGCCTTGCCATTGCCATGATGGATCACCTTGCCGTGAAGCTCCAGAAGTCAAGATTCCAGAGGGACCTGAGTGACAGCACGGTTTTGAGAAGCCTTGGATCTGCCCTGGGGTACTATGTCATCGGGGTCAAGAATGCCCTCAAGGGTATGGGCAAGATAGCCGTTGATCCCTCGGCCATGGTTCGTGATCTTGAGGCCAATCCAGAACTTCTGGCTGAACCCTTTCAAACGGCCATGAGGGTTTTTGGTGAAGAGAATCCCTACGAACGGTTAAAGGATCTCACCCGGGGAAAGCGAATCGGACGTCGGGAACTCGACGGTTTTGTCGATGGGCTTGAAAAGGTGCCGGAGGACTTTAGATTGCGGATGAAAGCCCTTAGCGTACCCCAATACACCGGGCTTGCAGAACACCTGGTTGATCTTTATTTTCAACGTGAAAAAAATTAG
- a CDS encoding acyl-CoA dehydrogenase family protein, protein MRLLNPKEESFKHLDQESQDIMKKTIAFFEAKGKTKLTEDYHAKVWYGDFIEFIKNERIFARLLTPEGYGKKDCRWDTARICDFNEILGFYGLPYWYTWQVTILGLGPIWMGKNEEKKRETAQRLEDGDIFAFGLSEKEHGADLYSSEMTLTPMGEGTYMADGGKYYIGNANKAGLVSIFAKDSDTDEYVFFTANPTHANYDLVKNVVSNQSYVAEFGLSAYPVTEADILSKGDHAWDSALNTINVGKYNLGWAAIGICTHAFFEAITHASERSLYGKHVTDFPHVKHLMTDAWSRLFAMKLFARRNADYMRTASKDDRRYLLYNPLTKMKVTTQGEEVINLLWDVIAAKGFEKDTYFTMAAIEIRGLPKLEGTVHVNMALIVKFMANYFFAPADMPDVPTMDQPGNDDFLFNQGTTHGLSKTLFHDFEAAYTSLDLPNIAVFKEQINALKSFLVTTPPEKSQTKDIDFLLIMGELFALVVYGQLIIENAQLRKVADDVIDQIFDFMVRDFSKYALQLYSKESSTQGQMKMSLAMIKKPKKDLERFTRVWETHVLAMSNRYAMNL, encoded by the coding sequence TTGAGACTTCTAAATCCCAAAGAGGAAAGCTTTAAACACCTGGATCAGGAATCCCAGGATATAATGAAAAAAACCATCGCCTTTTTTGAGGCAAAGGGAAAGACAAAACTCACAGAAGATTACCACGCCAAGGTGTGGTATGGGGATTTTATAGAATTTATCAAAAACGAACGAATCTTTGCAAGGCTTCTCACCCCGGAAGGGTATGGAAAGAAAGACTGCCGGTGGGACACGGCCAGAATCTGCGACTTTAATGAAATTCTTGGATTTTACGGCCTTCCCTACTGGTATACCTGGCAGGTGACCATTCTTGGCCTTGGACCCATCTGGATGGGGAAAAACGAGGAAAAAAAACGAGAAACCGCCCAGCGGCTTGAAGATGGGGATATCTTTGCCTTTGGACTTTCTGAAAAAGAACACGGCGCAGACCTTTATTCGAGCGAAATGACCCTGACCCCAATGGGAGAAGGCACCTACATGGCCGATGGCGGCAAATACTATATCGGCAACGCCAACAAGGCTGGCCTTGTGTCGATATTTGCAAAGGATTCAGACACGGACGAATATGTTTTTTTTACAGCAAATCCCACCCATGCAAACTATGATCTGGTTAAAAATGTGGTGAGCAACCAGTCCTATGTGGCGGAATTCGGCCTCAGTGCCTATCCCGTAACCGAGGCTGACATTCTTTCAAAGGGGGACCATGCCTGGGATTCGGCCCTTAACACCATCAATGTGGGCAAGTACAACCTGGGGTGGGCGGCCATCGGCATCTGCACCCACGCCTTTTTTGAAGCCATCACCCACGCCTCAGAGCGGTCACTTTACGGCAAACATGTTACAGACTTTCCCCATGTAAAACATCTCATGACTGATGCCTGGTCAAGGCTCTTTGCCATGAAACTCTTTGCAAGGAGAAACGCAGACTACATGCGAACCGCCTCAAAGGATGACAGAAGGTATCTTCTCTACAACCCACTGACCAAGATGAAAGTGACCACCCAGGGAGAGGAGGTAATCAACCTTCTCTGGGACGTGATTGCCGCCAAGGGGTTTGAAAAAGACACCTACTTTACAATGGCTGCCATTGAAATAAGGGGACTTCCCAAACTTGAGGGAACAGTCCATGTAAATATGGCACTCATCGTCAAATTCATGGCAAACTATTTTTTTGCCCCTGCCGACATGCCTGATGTTCCCACCATGGATCAGCCGGGCAATGATGACTTCCTCTTTAACCAAGGCACCACCCACGGACTCTCAAAAACCTTGTTCCACGACTTTGAAGCAGCTTACACAAGCCTTGACCTTCCCAACATTGCAGTGTTCAAGGAACAGATAAATGCCCTTAAATCCTTTCTTGTGACGACCCCCCCTGAAAAAAGCCAGACAAAGGACATTGATTTTCTGCTGATTATGGGAGAACTCTTTGCCCTGGTGGTTTACGGACAACTCATCATTGAAAATGCACAGTTAAGAAAGGTTGCAGATGATGTCATCGACCAGATCTTTGACTTCATGGTCCGTGATTTTTCCAAATACGCCCTTCAGCTCTACTCCAAGGAAAGCAGCACACAAGGCCAGATGAAAATGAGCCTTGCCATGATCAAAAAACCAAAAAAAGACCTGGAAAGATTCACCCGTGTCTGGGAAACCCATGTACTTGCCATGAGCAACAGATATGCCATGAATCTGTAA
- a CDS encoding integration host factor subunit alpha: MALTKTEITERFQKALDISRNTSYDIMEDFLEIIKETLEQGEDVMISGFGKFCVNEKKARKGRNPATSEEMILPARRVITFKCSGKLRNLINTSEQKQGSTMKKKRPA, translated from the coding sequence ATGGCATTAACAAAAACAGAGATAACAGAGAGATTTCAAAAGGCTCTAGATATTTCAAGAAACACTTCCTACGATATCATGGAGGATTTCCTTGAAATCATAAAAGAGACCCTGGAGCAGGGAGAAGATGTCATGATCAGCGGTTTTGGCAAATTCTGCGTCAATGAAAAAAAAGCCAGGAAAGGAAGGAATCCCGCAACCAGCGAAGAGATGATACTTCCGGCACGTCGGGTGATAACCTTCAAGTGTTCTGGAAAACTTCGAAATCTGATCAACACCTCCGAACAAAAACAAGGATCAACCATGAAGAAAAAGAGACCTGCATAA
- a CDS encoding MauE/DoxX family redox-associated membrane protein, whose product MKHDKKQMLTLGLRLLLGITFVIAAINKIGDPGRFATIIYGYYLFPGWIINLAAIVLPFVELFSGMALVVGVFPRSAVIIINTLLFVFILAIATNLLRGHQFDCGCFSLAETTSFSAASWLLVRDMGLFVCGIYLLLQLPLKKTGFAG is encoded by the coding sequence TTGAAACACGATAAAAAACAGATGCTGACCCTGGGACTGAGGCTTCTCCTGGGCATCACCTTTGTCATCGCTGCTATTAATAAAATTGGTGATCCAGGACGGTTTGCCACCATCATTTACGGATATTACCTTTTTCCTGGCTGGATCATCAACCTTGCTGCAATTGTGCTGCCCTTTGTTGAGTTGTTTTCCGGAATGGCCCTTGTCGTGGGTGTTTTTCCAAGATCTGCTGTGATAATTATCAATACATTGTTATTTGTTTTTATTCTGGCCATTGCCACTAATCTTCTGCGTGGCCATCAGTTTGACTGCGGCTGTTTTTCCCTTGCTGAAACCACTTCTTTCTCGGCTGCATCCTGGCTCCTTGTCAGGGATATGGGGCTTTTTGTGTGCGGGATTTACCTTTTGCTGCAATTGCCCTTGAAAAAGACCGGTTTTGCCGGCTGA
- a CDS encoding rhodanese-like domain-containing protein, whose amino-acid sequence MMVTRHDIKGIVILLMISLCSAFAFNFWSNEGIAFLGQWDKSRGVVFPKEKNTVVDSHREINNLDTMARFVKDRACTIVDVRTKVQFDQGHLPGAVSVPMADYDQMIGDFFVNYPPGLCLIVYCSGRECHDSHRFADRLETLGYTDLRVFSGGFPEWEQGGLTVETR is encoded by the coding sequence ATGATGGTAACCCGGCATGACATCAAAGGCATTGTTATTCTTCTCATGATTTCCCTTTGTTCAGCCTTTGCCTTTAATTTCTGGTCAAATGAAGGTATTGCGTTTTTGGGTCAATGGGATAAGAGCCGCGGGGTTGTTTTTCCAAAGGAAAAAAATACGGTTGTGGATAGCCACCGGGAGATCAATAACCTTGACACAATGGCAAGGTTTGTGAAAGATCGGGCATGTACCATTGTGGATGTTCGCACAAAGGTCCAGTTTGATCAGGGGCATCTGCCTGGTGCGGTTTCAGTGCCCATGGCAGACTATGATCAAATGATCGGAGATTTTTTTGTCAATTATCCCCCTGGCCTCTGCCTTATTGTCTATTGTTCCGGGCGCGAGTGTCATGACAGCCATCGTTTTGCCGACCGGCTGGAGACATTGGGATACACCGATCTCAGGGTGTTTTCAGGTGGGTTTCCCGAGTGGGAACAGGGAGGATTGACCGTTGAAACACGATAA
- a CDS encoding FtsB family cell division protein produces MQKTIFQRLLLFSTIIVMVVILFMIVYSENGFNDWCHLNREIIDIQSENKKLDLANRELARTIERLKTDMGYIEHVARHELGMTGKNEIVFRFKEK; encoded by the coding sequence ATGCAGAAAACTATTTTTCAGCGACTGTTGCTTTTCTCGACCATCATTGTCATGGTGGTGATTCTTTTCATGATCGTCTACAGTGAAAACGGGTTTAACGACTGGTGTCACCTCAACCGGGAAATCATTGATATCCAGAGTGAAAATAAAAAGCTTGACCTTGCAAACAGGGAACTTGCAAGAACCATCGAACGGCTCAAGACCGATATGGGGTATATTGAGCATGTGGCACGCCATGAGCTTGGCATGACCGGCAAGAATGAAATTGTATTCAGGTTTAAGGAAAAATAG
- the murJ gene encoding murein biosynthesis integral membrane protein MurJ: MDSVVPKKTSQLLKKTGVVGGLTLVSRMLGFVRDAFIAWLLGVGPGSDAFFLAFRIPDLLRKFFSDGMLTLSFVPVFTTCLIEDGPKRAFAMARACFLSVSTAGVLLVVAGIVAAPMVVRVIAPGFSPDSYTYDLAVQLIRVMMPYIAIVALLAVSMGVLNAMGEFAAPGAGPIVFNLSIILSAFFLCSRFSSATLALALGVVLGGLFQFLLQVPFLLKKGFKFFERTAFHHPGMSETGRRLLPSLVGAAGFQINLFVATILASTLSSGSISFLYYAERLVQFPMALFAVSISTVLLPELSMEKVQGPAAVVSGVFARAVKAVCCVTLPAMFGLAALRVPVVSLLFERGAFDRLCVEETASALLFFILGLWAFSGNRIFVTLFHARSDVATPFWASVKGIGFNLLAGLLFGQVLGYRGIALSVSAAAALNFFFLVPGVWSSMDRLMKKNIGIWTCKSLFASVIMYGSVTYGVSFIPDGISKAALLVRVAGMLILGVVVYTGTFVLTFKKGLGQLAQELDNRAD; the protein is encoded by the coding sequence ATGGATTCAGTCGTGCCGAAAAAAACGTCTCAGCTGTTAAAAAAAACCGGCGTTGTCGGAGGGCTTACCCTGGTGAGCCGCATGCTTGGATTTGTCCGGGATGCCTTTATTGCATGGCTTCTGGGGGTTGGCCCGGGAAGTGACGCTTTTTTTCTTGCCTTTAGAATACCGGATCTTTTGCGGAAGTTCTTTTCAGACGGGATGCTGACCCTTTCGTTTGTTCCGGTTTTTACCACCTGCTTGATTGAAGATGGACCCAAACGGGCCTTTGCCATGGCCCGGGCCTGTTTTTTATCTGTCTCAACAGCAGGTGTACTGCTGGTTGTTGCCGGTATTGTTGCTGCGCCCATGGTTGTCAGGGTTATTGCTCCTGGCTTTTCCCCGGATTCTTATACCTATGATCTGGCTGTTCAACTGATAAGGGTTATGATGCCTTATATTGCCATTGTTGCACTTCTGGCCGTGTCCATGGGGGTTCTCAATGCCATGGGAGAGTTTGCCGCTCCCGGGGCTGGGCCAATTGTGTTCAACCTGTCGATCATCCTGTCTGCTTTTTTTCTTTGTTCTCGGTTTTCATCTGCAACCCTGGCTCTTGCCCTGGGAGTGGTCCTTGGAGGCCTTTTTCAATTTCTCTTGCAGGTTCCCTTTCTGCTGAAGAAGGGGTTTAAATTCTTTGAAAGAACCGCTTTCCATCATCCAGGAATGTCTGAGACCGGACGAAGGCTGCTTCCCTCCCTTGTGGGAGCTGCCGGATTTCAAATAAACCTGTTTGTAGCGACCATTTTGGCTTCAACACTCTCCAGTGGAAGTATCTCTTTTCTCTACTATGCGGAACGCCTTGTGCAATTTCCCATGGCGCTTTTTGCAGTTTCAATTTCTACTGTCCTTTTGCCTGAACTGTCCATGGAAAAAGTTCAGGGTCCCGCTGCCGTTGTATCGGGTGTTTTTGCAAGGGCGGTTAAGGCGGTCTGCTGTGTTACCCTGCCTGCCATGTTTGGACTTGCGGCCCTGAGGGTGCCTGTGGTCTCTCTTCTCTTTGAGCGGGGAGCCTTTGACCGTTTGTGTGTTGAGGAGACTGCCTCGGCACTTCTTTTTTTCATCCTGGGTCTTTGGGCTTTTTCAGGAAATCGTATTTTTGTTACCCTGTTCCATGCGCGGTCAGATGTTGCAACACCGTTTTGGGCCAGTGTTAAAGGTATTGGGTTTAACCTGCTGGCCGGCTTGCTGTTTGGTCAGGTTCTGGGATACAGGGGGATAGCCCTAAGTGTGTCGGCTGCTGCTGCCCTGAACTTTTTTTTTCTCGTGCCCGGGGTGTGGTCGTCCATGGATCGTTTAATGAAGAAAAATATTGGCATTTGGACTTGCAAATCCCTTTTTGCCTCTGTTATAATGTATGGTTCAGTCACCTATGGGGTTTCATTCATTCCGGATGGAATTTCCAAGGCCGCACTTCTGGTGAGGGTTGCCGGGATGTTGATTCTGGGGGTGGTTGTTTATACGGGAACATTTGTTTTGACTTTCAAAAAAGGCCTTGGACAACTGGCACAAGAATTGGATAACCGGGCGGATTAA